The following proteins are co-located in the Betta splendens chromosome 9, fBetSpl5.4, whole genome shotgun sequence genome:
- the si:ch211-170d8.2 gene encoding uncharacterized protein si:ch211-170d8.2 — protein sequence MTSSCCIWIALFLCLTTTDTGAFARAVNSRPRASPSPKSADETPASTLRTDASRRQRCAELAAPWAENTQRAPEENATTLQVRLRPFSTRASRGLVFPGKLLFGLVRQVYHCCQERLTCRSVKGIPGRFRGDTDVEFLLTKEALSLSVTRVELHLQFTNPQHLDIRPVLPFMEKRNLPSRYSLWSRGGSAELRVDLLFLLQELQEAAGGVRRGPDLVNLRRLVFSSRGTPLGEQAAAFARQDTDGDSWGEGFDAWPSTDLGLVVGCSQAGSGVSCRTGGVHLSHIPFLALYYR from the exons ATGACCTCCTCATGTTGTATCTGGATTgctctgtttctctgcctgACGACAACTGACACTGGAGCGTTCGCTCGCGCGGTCAACTCGCGGCCACGCGCGTCACCGTCGCCGAAAAGCGCAGACGAAACCCCCGCGTCAACTTTGCGCACGGACGCGTCGAGGCGGCAGCGGTGCGCGGAGCTCGCGGCGCCGTGGGCGGAAAACACGCAGCGCGCTCCGGAGGAGAACGCGACGACCCTGCAAGTTCGCCTTCGACCCTTTTCCACGCGGGCGTCGCGGGGCCTGGTGTTTCCGGGGAAGCTTCTGTTCGGCCTCGTCCGACAGGTTTACCACTGCTGTCAGGAGAGACTGACCTGCAGGAGCGTCAAAGGGATCCCAGGCCGCTTCAGAGGAG ACACCGATGTGGAGTTTCTCCTCACCAAAGAGGCGCTGTCGCTGAGCGTCACCAGAGTGGAGCTTCACCTGCAGTTCACCAACCCACAGCATCTGGACATCAGACCCGTTCTGCCCTTCATGGAGAAGCGCAACCTTCCTTCGAG GTACAGCCTGTGGTCACGGGGCGGCTCCGCGGAGCTGAGGGTGGACCTGCTCTTCCtactgcaggagctgcaggaggctgcaggtggtgtCAGAAGGGGTCCTGACCTGGTGAACCTTCGGCGGTTGGTGTTTTCCTCCAGGGGGACTCCGCTGGGagaacaggctgctgctttcGCTCGGCAGGACACTGATGGTGATTCGTGGGGGGAGGGGTTCGACGCTTGGCCTTCTACAGATCTGGGCCTGGTCGTGGGCTGCAGTCAGGCGGGATCCGGGGTGTCCTGCAGAACCGGGGGAGTTCATTTATCACACATACCTTTCTTGGCTCTGTACTACAGATAA